From a single Apium graveolens cultivar Ventura chromosome 2, ASM990537v1, whole genome shotgun sequence genomic region:
- the LOC141693620 gene encoding uncharacterized protein LOC141693620 yields the protein MDELLPILWAYLTTCKVITEATPFMMAYGAEVVVPLEIMHESPRIEAYVPETNEEGMMLTLDLIDEFIDKANARNAEHLRKASLYYNRRVKERFFQQGDLVLRKIEASGIGEKGKLASN from the coding sequence ATGGATGAGTTGCTGCCTATACTATGGGCATATCTTACCACCTGCAAAGTGATAACTGAAGCTACCCCATTTATGATGGCTTACGGAGCCGAGGTCGTGGTGCCCCTTGAGATCATGCATGAATCCCCTAGGATCGAAGCTTATGTACCAGAAACCAATGAAGAAGGCATGATGCTCACTCTCGATCTTATTGACGAGTTCATAGATAAAGCCAATGCCCGTAATGCAGAGCATCTGCGAAAAGCCTCCCTCTATTACAAtagaagggttaaagaaaggttctttcagCAAGGAGACTTGGTTCTCAGGAAGATTGAGGCATCAGGAATCGGGGAGAAGGGAAAACTAGCCTCTAACTGA